Sequence from the Hamadaea flava genome:
CGATGGCGACACGGTCGCCGAGGGCGATCCAGAGACGACTGGCTTGGCGTACCGCAGCTGGGGATTGGCCGCGGCGGGCAGGGTGAGGTCGTCGGTGCGCTTCACCGAGAACGACATCCCCTTGCTGTCGACGAGCTTGCGGAACAGGTCGGCGGTCGCCGACTCGGAGAACTTGGTCGCCATCGAGCTCGGCCCGATGGCGGTGATCTTGTAGGGGCCGACCAGCGGCTTGAAGTCCACCAGGATCGCCTCGCCCGCCGAGCGGATGGTCGACGTCGAGGTGAGCCGCTGGCCGTTGATCGCGATCGCCTCCGCGCCGTCGGTGAACAGCTCGTTCACCACGTTGCGCAGGTCCACGAAAAGGACCCGGGCGGTCTTGTCGGCCTGGCCGGTCACCGGGTCGGCCTTCGCGGGGCCGTCGCCCAGCGTGATGGTCACGCCGTCGCCGGTCACCCGGCGCAGCCCGGTCGCGGCCTCATAGGTACGCAGCCGCTGAAGCGTGCTGTCGTTGAGCAGGGCCGCCTGAAGGCTGTTCACCTGGCCGCGCAGCAACTCCTCGCGGCCGGTCAGCGCGTCGATGCGGTCCTGCCGGGTGTGGATGTCGGCGATCAGGCCGTCGCGGGCCGTCTGCCGCTGCGGCTGCTCCTCGACGACCTTCTGGTACGCCACGGCGAGCAGGAAACCGAGCACGAGCGCGGTCACCGCCCCGAGCACCTTGTACGCCGTCCGCCTCGCCGGCGAGCGCCGGGTGGACGCCTCGTACGCCGCGCGGCTGGCGTCGACGGACTCCCGGAACAGGGAGTCCAACAGGTCCGTGCTGTAGCGGCGACGCGCCTGCGCGGCCTGCTCGCCCGTGTCGGGCGGGGGCGCCGAGGAGGTCATGCCGAACCTCCGGCGGCGGCCGGCTGCTTCGCGCGTACCACCGACCGAGCCTGCAGGATGTAGAGACCGCCGGCGACCCAGTAGAGGACGAGTCCCCACCAGGCCATCGCCCACCCGATCGCGTGGGCGACCGACGCGACCGCGCCGTCGGCGGCGGACGCGAGCAGCAGCACCGGGAACGCGAACAGGAGGATGAACGTGGCGGTCTTGCCGACGTAGTGGACCGGCAGCGGCGGTACGCCGTACCGCCGCAGGACCAGGACCACCACGCTGAGCACGGCTTCCCGGAGGAGCAGCGCGATGGTGAACGCCCACGGCACGACGCCCTCGACGGTGAACGCCACGATGGTGGCGAGGATGTAGAGGCGGTCGGCGACCGGGTCCATCAGCTCGCCGAGGCGGCTGACCTGACCGAGTCGCCGTGCCAGGTAGCCGTCGATCCAGTCGGTCGTGCCGCCGATCGCCAGCACCGCGACCGCCCAGCCCCACTCGTGCGGGCCGAGGAAGAGGTACAGGAACAGTGGGACGCCGAGCAGCCGCAGAAAGCTGATCGCGTTGGGGATGGTCAGGATCCTCGACCGGGGATCCGCCTGCGTCATCTCGCCCCCCTAGCCTGTCCGCCGCCGAGCCACTATATCCGCCCCGGAGTGGATCATCGCAGTCCCACTCCGGGGCGTCCGCGTCTGGGTGGTTTGCGACGCGTTGCGGCCGGTCAGCCCGCTTGGGCGGTCAGCCTGTCGGAGCGGTCGGCTCGGTTGCGGGATCAGGCGGACGTCGTCGAACCATGGGAACGCCCGACCTCGACGCGGCAGCGCAGCACGTGCTCGCCCGGAGCGAGCTCGGACCGCAGCGTCGGCAGGACCGTACGCGGGAAGTACAGGTGCGACCCGGGCATCGGATGGACGATCTCCCCCGTCCGCCCCGCGTCCTCCGACGTGATCGAGCTGGTGATGCCGCTCCCCGTGGCGGACGCCGTCCCGTCGCCGGTCGACGTCGCGGTTTCCACCTGCAGCCACGGTACGCAGAACCCGCCCTCGGCGATGTGCAGGGTTCGGCCGGTGACGATGCGGTGCTCCCGGACGTGAGCGTCGCCGTCGAACCAAAGTCGGCTGGAGACCGTGACGTCGGGCCACGGCTCCCAGTCGACCACCACGGCGGAGCCGTCGAGCGACGACGACCCGGAGGTGCGCGTACGCCAGTGCACGTCGTCGTCGGACAGTCCGAGCGCCGAGTCGAACGCGGAGTTCTCCAGGTCGGCTCCGCCGGTCGGCACGCTGATCCCCGCGAGCGTGGAGTACGCGAACTTCGCGTACTTGGCCGCTCCCCCACGCGCGTTCCACAGTGGGGCGTGCTGGCCGTTCAGCGCGACTACGTCGCCGTCGGCCGACCGGTTGAGCACCATCACCGGCGCCGGCTGCACCGTGACCCGTTCCTGCGACAAGGCTGCCGGAGCCGCCGTCCAGAACGGATGGTCGGCTGGGGCGGCGAGCGCGGAGAAGAACTTCGTCCCCCAGTACGGCGAGCCGCCGGCGAGGTACTGCTCGACCACACCGGTGTTCGGGTAGGCGTACCCGACGGTCAGGCCGCCGTCCTCGGCCGCGATCGGCTGCCGCCACCACCAGTCGAGGTGCCGCTGAGCCAGTCCGCGTACGCGGTCCCAGGGCAGGGCGGGCTGGTCCGCGGCGGCCAGCACCGGCCAGAACGACCCCTGCGCGAGCCGGTAGCCGAGGCTGCGCCCGAATGGCAGGCCCGCGCCGTCGTCGGCGAACCAGTGCTGGAACTGCTGCGCGAACTCGGCCGCACGCGAGCGGAAC
This genomic interval carries:
- a CDS encoding DUF881 domain-containing protein, producing the protein MTSSAPPPDTGEQAAQARRRYSTDLLDSLFRESVDASRAAYEASTRRSPARRTAYKVLGAVTALVLGFLLAVAYQKVVEEQPQRQTARDGLIADIHTRQDRIDALTGREELLRGQVNSLQAALLNDSTLQRLRTYEAATGLRRVTGDGVTITLGDGPAKADPVTGQADKTARVLFVDLRNVVNELFTDGAEAIAINGQRLTSTSTIRSAGEAILVDFKPLVGPYKITAIGPSSMATKFSESATADLFRKLVDSKGMSFSVKRTDDLTLPAAANPQLRYAKPVVSGSPSATVSPSGGGK
- a CDS encoding CDP-alcohol phosphatidyltransferase family protein, with the protein product MTQADPRSRILTIPNAISFLRLLGVPLFLYLFLGPHEWGWAVAVLAIGGTTDWIDGYLARRLGQVSRLGELMDPVADRLYILATIVAFTVEGVVPWAFTIALLLREAVLSVVVLVLRRYGVPPLPVHYVGKTATFILLFAFPVLLLASAADGAVASVAHAIGWAMAWWGLVLYWVAGGLYILQARSVVRAKQPAAAGGSA
- a CDS encoding DUF2264 domain-containing protein, giving the protein MPSLHQIHGAVSADREGWFSALLAVVSPATRTAALGPDRQPVHATNHDPGATWFELVARPLWGLAASAAGGLRADVQWDELRNSLTAAVDPAHPWYIGPPPDLDQRVVESAAVGYALAVAPHELWEPLTGRQRDHLRDWLSVAANATPVDNNWHFFPVLAATGLRAVGVQVEEARVSAHLDRLEEFAIADGWYADGPGLPARSAPRDYYVPFGFHFYGLLLASLDAVDPARAARFRSRAAEFAQQFQHWFADDGAGLPFGRSLGYRLAQGSFWPVLAAADQPALPWDRVRGLAQRHLDWWWRQPIAAEDGGLTVGYAYPNTGVVEQYLAGGSPYWGTKFFSALAAPADHPFWTAAPAALSQERVTVQPAPVMVLNRSADGDVVALNGQHAPLWNARGGAAKYAKFAYSTLAGISVPTGGADLENSAFDSALGLSDDDVHWRTRTSGSSSLDGSAVVVDWEPWPDVTVSSRLWFDGDAHVREHRIVTGRTLHIAEGGFCVPWLQVETATSTGDGTASATGSGITSSITSEDAGRTGEIVHPMPGSHLYFPRTVLPTLRSELAPGEHVLRCRVEVGRSHGSTTSA